A single Natrinema pellirubrum DSM 15624 DNA region contains:
- a CDS encoding NADPH-dependent FMN reductase, with product MSDDDVRVTALCGSLRDGSHTRTALERALAAAEGAGASTELLDLRGYELPVFDADRDREDAGDAATLAARVRDADTVLLGSPMYHGSYSSPLKTALDYCGFDEFEDTTVGLLAVSGGAFPVTALEHMRSVCRALNAWEIPHEAAIPNAGDAFDGGEFVDPKLATRVETLGRRAVQYATIEPDPDSFESDQNVGAEGK from the coding sequence ATGAGCGACGACGACGTTCGCGTGACCGCACTGTGTGGCAGTCTCCGCGACGGAAGCCACACCCGGACCGCGCTCGAGCGGGCGCTTGCAGCCGCCGAGGGGGCCGGTGCGAGTACCGAATTGCTGGACCTCCGCGGGTACGAACTACCGGTCTTCGATGCGGATCGGGACCGGGAAGACGCCGGCGACGCAGCGACACTGGCCGCACGGGTCCGGGATGCGGACACGGTCCTGTTGGGGTCGCCGATGTATCACGGCTCGTACTCGTCGCCGCTGAAAACGGCGCTTGACTACTGCGGGTTCGACGAGTTCGAGGACACGACGGTCGGTCTGCTCGCGGTGTCGGGCGGTGCCTTCCCCGTGACGGCCCTCGAGCATATGCGGTCGGTCTGTCGGGCGCTGAACGCGTGGGAGATTCCCCACGAGGCGGCGATTCCGAACGCCGGCGACGCGTTCGACGGCGGCGAGTTCGTCGATCCGAAACTGGCCACGCGGGTCGAGACGCTGGGACGGCGGGCCGTCCAGTACGCGACGATCGAGCCGGATCCGGACTCCTTCGAGAGCGATCAGAACGTCGGTGCGGAGGGGAAGTGA
- a CDS encoding SPW repeat domain-containing protein, whose product MSTHHADDAAVLVERTAGLTAVLGAFVMVSTAVFTITDTLGIHNVLAGALVALLASAHAYRTGEQRSPSIVLAAVLTLLGVWIAAAPYVIASSQTLAVGINGLAGVFIAILSLIGIYGSVRTTGASAASA is encoded by the coding sequence ATGAGTACCCACCACGCGGACGATGCGGCGGTACTGGTCGAACGAACGGCGGGACTGACCGCGGTCTTGGGGGCGTTCGTCATGGTTTCGACGGCGGTCTTTACCATCACCGACACGCTTGGTATCCACAACGTCCTCGCCGGCGCGCTCGTCGCCCTACTGGCGTCGGCTCATGCCTACCGGACCGGCGAGCAGCGATCACCGAGCATCGTCCTCGCCGCGGTGCTGACGCTGCTTGGCGTCTGGATCGCGGCCGCTCCCTACGTGATCGCTTCGTCCCAGACCCTCGCCGTCGGGATCAACGGACTGGCCGGCGTGTTCATCGCGATCCTGTCGCTGATCGGGATCTACGGGAGCGTCCGAACGACGGGCGCGTCGGCCGCGAGTGCGTAG
- a CDS encoding SPW repeat domain-containing protein, translated as MSDASETERRTRTDYNSLNTDVMQWISALAALLGLYLVASPFLLESTDAAVWNDTLIGTAIFLTAGYNFYRLSKDRLASVGVASLTVLLGLWALVSPSFIDMGGNALATGTAISGLLVAALAAYNAYANNKADTPERARARA; from the coding sequence ATGAGCGACGCATCCGAAACCGAACGCCGGACCCGCACCGACTACAACTCGCTCAACACCGACGTGATGCAGTGGATCAGCGCCCTCGCGGCGCTGCTTGGCCTGTATCTGGTCGCGTCGCCGTTCCTGCTCGAGTCGACGGACGCGGCGGTCTGGAACGACACGCTGATCGGGACGGCGATCTTCCTGACGGCCGGCTACAACTTCTACCGGCTGTCGAAGGACCGACTGGCCAGCGTCGGGGTCGCGTCGCTGACGGTCCTGCTGGGGCTGTGGGCGCTCGTCTCGCCCTCGTTTATCGACATGGGCGGCAACGCGCTGGCGACCGGGACGGCGATCTCGGGGCTGCTCGTCGCGGCCCTCGCGGCGTACAACGCCTACGCCAACAATAAGGCCGACACGCCGGAGCGTGCGCGAGCCCGGGCCTGA
- a CDS encoding DNA cytosine methyltransferase, with the protein MSNRGVSCGSLSIPPAVRNAPTKEQTLHQEFLLDHLDFITDVLTAEQIHRKRDLPACCPHATPETLARSRGTDETYPCRYTEIHNPSGDTCPGAICECGDSLSGSDDPLDAVAAVALVESNKPASYLYFAKKERQLVADLRERFGTWGNIADLKQQTLNDYLHEHPSTTQEDKIGAGILSALLEDVAALQYTEGVTLCNFSRLQYDRFQEELAALPGIGEDDAWWLLLTAFDKPIWPADPQIDSLLCSFGLLTPEEAETSTTRHKLLENEITDRLLPVLHRALAGHACTGGVGQCEEDCEIRQFLLSHRLQVQQREQTNLTAIDLFAGAGGFSCGLAHSGFDMQWAIDFNEYATATYRLNHPEIPHRNIVCSDIRETDAAEQIRSTVGEPDLVVGGPPCQSLSLAGYRSRLAADDDYSTLDDERTSLYEEYLDIIRELQPKALVMENVEGIMTEVGDTGVRVIDRVLEGFEDIAATSEYGYEIQFDLVDLSKLGLPQSRDRVILIGVREDILENDFQIESIFENLGEDQSCKRTLRQALAGLPKLLRGEGGRVVAGKQPGSPSDYIAENFIAGDTDLSFNHRAREHPMEKDQRLFEEALDPGDTGWDVKYKKDDEYSDLIEYDVGTEENPRFKDKYRMLEWNEPAPTVVAHLAKDANSFVLPDYYEHVVDDEDRANKERYRGITPREAARLQSFPDDWIFLGPFTSWFRQIGNAVPPMVGRQIGNLLTPMLADETSVQTDRELPEPATSDD; encoded by the coding sequence ATGTCAAATCGGGGTGTGTCCTGCGGTTCTCTTTCTATCCCGCCTGCTGTCCGCAATGCACCAACAAAAGAGCAAACCCTGCATCAAGAATTCCTCCTAGACCATCTTGATTTTATTACTGACGTACTAACTGCCGAACAGATTCACCGCAAACGTGACCTTCCCGCTTGCTGTCCGCACGCTACTCCTGAAACGCTCGCTCGAAGTCGTGGGACGGACGAGACATATCCATGTCGGTATACAGAGATCCACAACCCATCTGGAGACACATGTCCAGGTGCAATCTGTGAGTGTGGGGATTCACTCTCAGGAAGTGACGATCCACTTGACGCGGTGGCCGCCGTAGCGCTCGTCGAATCAAATAAACCAGCTAGCTATCTCTATTTTGCAAAGAAAGAACGTCAACTTGTTGCGGATCTTCGTGAAAGGTTTGGAACATGGGGAAACATCGCTGATCTAAAACAACAAACGCTTAATGATTATTTACACGAACACCCGTCAACCACTCAGGAAGATAAAATCGGTGCTGGTATTCTATCGGCCCTTCTTGAGGACGTCGCCGCACTTCAGTACACTGAGGGTGTTACCCTTTGTAACTTCAGTAGACTGCAATACGATCGATTTCAGGAGGAATTAGCTGCACTCCCTGGAATCGGGGAAGACGATGCATGGTGGCTCTTGCTCACTGCCTTCGATAAACCAATCTGGCCGGCCGACCCTCAAATTGACTCACTCCTCTGTTCCTTCGGCCTTCTCACACCAGAAGAAGCGGAAACCAGCACTACCAGACACAAATTACTTGAAAATGAGATCACGGATCGGTTGCTCCCTGTTCTCCACCGTGCGCTGGCAGGACATGCTTGTACAGGAGGAGTCGGTCAGTGTGAAGAGGACTGTGAGATCAGACAGTTCCTACTCTCACATCGGCTCCAAGTCCAGCAAAGGGAACAAACCAATCTAACAGCGATAGATTTGTTCGCGGGAGCAGGTGGTTTCTCCTGTGGACTCGCACACAGCGGATTTGATATGCAGTGGGCGATTGATTTTAATGAATATGCAACAGCGACATACCGTCTGAATCATCCAGAAATACCTCATCGAAATATCGTCTGCAGTGATATCCGTGAGACTGATGCTGCAGAGCAAATCCGATCAACAGTCGGGGAACCCGACCTCGTAGTTGGTGGTCCTCCTTGCCAGTCCCTATCGCTTGCTGGCTATCGATCTCGCTTGGCAGCAGATGATGACTACAGTACCCTCGATGATGAACGGACTTCATTGTACGAAGAATACCTTGATATCATCCGTGAGCTGCAGCCCAAGGCCCTTGTAATGGAAAATGTTGAAGGAATCATGACTGAAGTTGGGGACACGGGTGTTCGTGTAATTGATCGTGTCCTTGAAGGGTTTGAGGATATTGCTGCAACTTCTGAATATGGATACGAAATACAGTTTGATCTTGTTGATCTCTCTAAACTTGGCCTACCCCAATCACGTGATCGGGTCATCTTGATCGGTGTCCGTGAAGATATCCTTGAGAATGATTTCCAGATTGAATCGATATTCGAAAACCTTGGAGAGGATCAATCCTGTAAACGAACTCTTCGACAAGCACTTGCGGGACTTCCGAAACTACTTCGTGGCGAAGGAGGACGCGTAGTTGCCGGCAAACAGCCAGGTAGTCCAAGCGACTACATTGCCGAGAACTTCATTGCTGGCGATACTGATCTCTCATTCAACCACCGGGCGCGTGAACACCCTATGGAGAAAGATCAACGTCTGTTTGAGGAGGCACTTGATCCGGGCGACACGGGGTGGGACGTGAAGTACAAGAAGGATGATGAATATTCTGACTTGATAGAATATGATGTCGGGACAGAAGAAAACCCCCGATTCAAAGATAAATACCGGATGCTAGAGTGGAACGAACCTGCACCAACAGTCGTAGCACACTTAGCTAAGGATGCCAATAGTTTCGTTCTTCCCGATTATTACGAACACGTAGTAGATGACGAGGATAGAGCAAACAAAGAACGATACCGAGGGATTACACCTCGTGAGGCTGCTCGATTACAATCATTCCCTGATGACTGGATCTTCTTAGGCCCGTTCACGAGTTGGTTCCGCCAAATCGGAAATGCTGTCCCACCAATGGTGGGTCGTCAAATTGGCAACCTGCTCACGCCAATGCTCGCTGATGAAACATCAGTCCAAACTGATAGGGAACTTCCAGAACCCGCGACTTCTGATGATTGA
- a CDS encoding DNA cytosine methyltransferase, giving the protein MSDHLTAIDLFCGAGGISAGLKEAGFDILWAVDNDADAIKTHRHNFPDTKYGAITGDMTELDPEVVLDDIEPGELDLIAGGPPCPTFSMIGRSKIRSLDDKSPESDDRHQLYEDFLRFVESLSPRAFLMENVTGMLSSTGANGDSIVDIICNQMEELGYTVDVQKVDAANFGVPQHRTRLFFIGQREDTDRIDLENWETHREPKNEKERNMKLRTEPDAFHDTTQSTITDFGVEIEEFEHDFQEHPAEKQPYVTVADAIMDLPPLSPSGGMPPKESTDYTVPALTRYQEWARDLPEGTDWKDANLTNHSSRGHNLKDLTLYKILGEGVGWNIGDVASTLQPYRDDIFTDSYKKQHPNEPASTIVAHLQKDGHMFIHPREARSLSVREAARLQSFRDSFEFPVSRTNGFRLVGNAVPPLLAKAIGTAIRDELL; this is encoded by the coding sequence ATGTCAGACCACCTTACTGCGATTGATCTTTTCTGTGGTGCAGGTGGGATATCTGCAGGGCTCAAAGAAGCCGGGTTCGACATCCTGTGGGCTGTCGATAACGATGCGGATGCGATCAAGACTCACCGTCACAACTTCCCAGATACAAAATACGGTGCGATAACCGGAGATATGACTGAGTTGGATCCGGAAGTTGTCCTAGATGACATTGAGCCTGGGGAGCTAGATCTGATTGCTGGTGGCCCCCCATGTCCGACCTTCTCTATGATTGGACGCTCAAAAATCAGGTCTCTCGATGATAAATCACCTGAATCAGACGATCGCCATCAACTGTATGAGGACTTCCTCCGTTTTGTTGAGTCCCTTTCTCCTCGGGCATTCCTAATGGAGAATGTTACCGGTATGCTCTCCTCAACTGGGGCGAACGGTGATTCCATCGTCGATATCATTTGTAATCAGATGGAAGAACTCGGCTATACAGTAGATGTCCAGAAAGTAGATGCCGCGAATTTCGGAGTGCCACAGCATAGAACGCGATTGTTCTTCATTGGACAACGAGAGGATACAGATCGAATTGACCTCGAGAACTGGGAGACCCACCGTGAGCCCAAGAATGAGAAGGAGCGGAATATGAAGCTCCGGACCGAACCGGACGCGTTTCATGACACTACGCAGAGTACTATAACGGACTTCGGTGTGGAAATTGAGGAGTTTGAACACGATTTTCAAGAGCATCCAGCTGAAAAGCAGCCGTATGTGACAGTTGCTGACGCAATCATGGATCTACCCCCCCTCTCACCTAGTGGTGGGATGCCTCCAAAGGAATCAACTGACTATACCGTACCCGCTCTGACGAGATATCAGGAATGGGCACGAGACCTACCAGAGGGCACTGACTGGAAGGATGCTAACCTGACTAACCATAGCTCGCGTGGGCATAATCTCAAGGATTTAACTCTGTACAAGATCCTTGGGGAGGGGGTTGGGTGGAATATTGGTGATGTGGCTTCCACTCTTCAGCCGTACCGAGACGATATTTTCACTGACAGCTACAAAAAACAGCACCCGAATGAACCAGCATCAACCATCGTGGCTCACCTCCAGAAGGATGGCCACATGTTTATTCATCCTCGAGAAGCTAGATCTCTTAGTGTCCGAGAGGCTGCCCGTCTCCAGTCATTTCGAGATTCATTTGAATTTCCAGTTTCCAGAACGAATGGTTTCCGCCTCGTTGGAAACGCCGTCCCACCCTTGCTTGCCAAAGCGATTGGGACAGCAATTCGAGATGAATTGCTCTGA
- a CDS encoding ATP-binding protein, translated as MSGNFEGELSREFGTEFLMAESPKTVGETIEKLEEQFNVEWRALGREPNNYGTVQTQASSPMPCFVELKANADDAVLIRGFEENAPDGADPDEYPTMADAAEEFAPDDGEIEILADGTTPTNGNVLNLTVRDHGCGQPPDRFEDTFLGLHTPGVIKQNYSFTQGQYGMGGTGVLQFCGDRHRGCYKFVASASHQEPGNWSWSLIRQNREANQYEYCLVDGEIPRFDGEFGQSLVETVPGAETGDYGQEFGSFVKVYDYQMDVSRADISGQEGFLYKFERYVVESPLPVTMTETRDYSTSVTQNSTRGFLPTLNEPRNEKLLKGTETLKYDFTDVGSEILGERDIEVFLFKDEDELKEQETTTRSKSRFLQKTSGHRDMTGRTGIHKKHAVMFTVNGQTHGDQGLGFLKNQCGYSKVAQDTVVIVRFDDFANPDMSDLFKPTRDRLQEGKEETRCLKEGLKDALKQSDMLTDEEDRRRAKRGTNDAEFDTESFEDFVNENPEFASYVSSGRKISGPRLHPKTETTGEGDGPTVGAGDENDHPGDVESEDPDSLMLPTFLTGIEEYNPDGDHVLWDESDAGTMQVEVPINRRRKVRFATDAQDDYLTRDILSGELIASHSDLVRVTEIHNGVLTLTIEPLEDATPDESRMMTIRLTRPTLDEELLSELDYSRIDANEDTILESDDPVLECYRTLCPEPSEADKIDSVDTSPLYGHVEIKFTEEEEEKEPPTPSDSNGGSDTGGGGGDGNSGTDESDEGLAIPTIHTVYEKHWNFDPDAPDFNPDELEIDEDEFDSSIAREFDEDVIMRMDESLNGKISGLTITLNMDAAPLRSFIVNRNIKETYKEYVEDHYKNAVVFMAISQYRELKDKREGEFEEKEIGVTGIIENSIDGIGQILMPMLFTENEIERLAD; from the coding sequence ATGTCTGGCAATTTTGAGGGGGAACTTTCCAGAGAATTTGGAACCGAATTTCTGATGGCTGAATCTCCTAAAACGGTTGGTGAGACCATTGAGAAACTTGAAGAACAGTTTAACGTCGAATGGCGAGCGCTTGGACGAGAGCCCAATAATTATGGAACGGTACAGACCCAAGCCAGTAGCCCAATGCCATGCTTTGTGGAATTAAAGGCCAATGCAGATGATGCTGTACTAATCAGAGGGTTTGAAGAAAACGCCCCCGATGGAGCGGATCCAGACGAATATCCAACAATGGCAGATGCTGCAGAAGAGTTTGCGCCTGATGATGGAGAAATCGAAATTCTCGCGGATGGAACAACGCCCACAAATGGAAATGTTCTGAATTTAACTGTCAGAGATCATGGATGTGGGCAACCCCCAGATCGGTTTGAAGATACCTTCCTCGGACTTCATACGCCGGGGGTAATTAAACAGAATTACAGCTTTACCCAAGGACAATATGGCATGGGGGGAACTGGAGTACTCCAATTCTGCGGCGATCGACATAGAGGTTGCTACAAATTTGTCGCCTCAGCATCTCATCAAGAACCCGGAAACTGGTCGTGGAGCTTAATCCGACAGAATCGGGAAGCTAACCAGTATGAATACTGTTTAGTAGATGGTGAAATTCCGCGATTCGATGGTGAATTTGGTCAATCACTCGTAGAAACAGTTCCAGGGGCGGAGACAGGTGATTATGGCCAAGAATTTGGCTCATTCGTCAAGGTGTATGACTATCAAATGGATGTCTCTCGTGCAGACATATCTGGCCAAGAGGGATTCCTATACAAATTCGAACGATATGTTGTTGAATCCCCGCTTCCGGTCACAATGACTGAAACACGCGACTACAGCACCAGTGTCACTCAAAATTCCACTCGAGGATTCCTACCAACGTTAAACGAACCTCGAAACGAGAAACTCCTGAAAGGAACAGAGACCCTCAAATATGACTTTACAGATGTCGGTTCTGAAATCTTAGGAGAACGTGATATCGAGGTGTTCCTATTCAAAGACGAGGACGAACTCAAGGAGCAAGAAACGACGACCCGGTCGAAAAGTCGTTTCCTGCAGAAAACCAGTGGACATAGAGATATGACTGGCCGTACTGGTATCCATAAGAAACATGCGGTGATGTTCACAGTGAATGGCCAGACCCATGGTGATCAGGGACTAGGATTCCTAAAGAACCAGTGTGGATACTCGAAAGTCGCACAAGATACTGTGGTGATTGTTCGATTTGATGACTTTGCAAACCCCGATATGTCTGATCTCTTCAAACCAACTCGTGATCGACTTCAGGAAGGGAAAGAAGAGACTAGATGTCTGAAAGAGGGACTCAAGGACGCTCTCAAACAGAGCGATATGCTGACCGACGAAGAGGACCGTCGGCGAGCGAAACGGGGAACCAATGATGCAGAATTCGACACTGAATCGTTCGAAGACTTCGTGAACGAGAATCCTGAATTTGCGTCATATGTGAGTTCTGGTCGAAAAATATCTGGCCCTCGTCTCCACCCTAAGACCGAAACCACTGGAGAAGGTGATGGTCCTACGGTCGGAGCCGGAGACGAAAATGATCATCCCGGTGATGTTGAGTCAGAAGACCCTGACTCTTTGATGCTCCCCACGTTCCTTACTGGGATTGAGGAGTATAATCCGGACGGAGATCATGTACTCTGGGATGAATCAGACGCTGGGACAATGCAGGTGGAAGTACCAATAAACAGACGACGTAAAGTCAGGTTTGCTACTGATGCTCAAGATGATTATCTCACCAGAGACATTCTGTCTGGTGAGCTAATAGCATCGCATTCGGATCTTGTCCGCGTTACCGAGATCCACAACGGTGTGCTTACTTTGACCATCGAACCGCTAGAAGACGCTACCCCTGATGAGTCCCGGATGATGACTATTCGTCTTACACGACCAACGCTGGATGAGGAACTCCTATCTGAACTTGATTATTCGCGAATCGATGCGAATGAAGATACAATTCTTGAAAGCGACGACCCCGTACTCGAATGCTATCGGACTCTCTGTCCGGAACCGAGTGAAGCAGATAAAATCGATTCAGTCGATACGAGCCCGCTTTATGGCCACGTAGAAATAAAGTTCACCGAAGAAGAGGAAGAAAAGGAGCCCCCCACGCCATCAGATTCTAATGGTGGTTCGGATACAGGCGGAGGAGGCGGAGATGGGAACTCTGGGACTGACGAATCTGATGAGGGACTCGCGATACCTACCATCCACACGGTATACGAGAAGCACTGGAATTTTGATCCTGATGCTCCGGATTTCAATCCAGACGAACTCGAGATTGATGAAGATGAATTTGATTCAAGCATCGCTCGAGAGTTCGATGAAGACGTGATCATGCGTATGGATGAAAGTCTAAACGGGAAGATCAGTGGACTCACAATAACTCTCAATATGGATGCTGCTCCCCTGCGATCGTTCATCGTCAACAGAAATATAAAAGAAACATACAAGGAGTATGTCGAGGATCACTACAAGAACGCAGTCGTCTTTATGGCAATCAGTCAGTATCGTGAACTCAAAGATAAGCGTGAGGGCGAATTCGAAGAGAAAGAAATCGGCGTCACAGGCATCATTGAAAACTCGATTGATGGTATTGGTCAAATTCTCATGCCAATGCTCTTTACTGAAAATGAGATCGAGCGATTAGCCGACTGA
- a CDS encoding DUF5794 domain-containing protein translates to MSTSQHPVALQMERIVGGDARLLALVMMLPLVDGVFPALILAGALDEPLGALQIGLLIFGGSATVAVILAEMEGSPREQATVVLLVGLPLILLAAVQAAFAPAIASVIDIGIFERFAALVIATIAAQTASATIGESLPNPVVVIGLGLVASVDPSGAEFAVLTDPALVANATLAAAVGVGFALAIALSGPYLREYMDIDRFRFGSAVALGLLPLSLLGMAFGQAPLAALIVAGLFAVDIPFRTGEDEDSSPDGSAAAKMDALADGGDATESPAVDGESADDGTDTPGRAPWL, encoded by the coding sequence ATGAGTACGTCCCAACACCCAGTCGCGCTCCAGATGGAGCGTATCGTGGGGGGCGACGCCAGGCTCCTGGCACTCGTGATGATGCTGCCGTTAGTCGACGGCGTCTTCCCCGCACTGATCCTGGCCGGCGCGCTCGACGAACCGCTCGGGGCCCTTCAGATCGGATTGCTGATCTTCGGTGGCAGCGCCACCGTCGCGGTCATCCTCGCGGAGATGGAGGGGTCTCCCCGCGAGCAGGCGACGGTCGTCTTGCTGGTCGGGCTCCCACTGATCCTGCTGGCGGCGGTGCAGGCGGCGTTCGCCCCGGCGATCGCGAGCGTCATCGACATCGGCATCTTCGAGCGGTTCGCGGCGCTGGTCATCGCCACGATCGCGGCCCAGACCGCCAGCGCGACCATCGGCGAGTCCCTCCCCAACCCCGTCGTCGTCATCGGGTTAGGGCTGGTCGCGAGCGTCGACCCCTCGGGGGCGGAGTTCGCGGTGTTGACCGACCCCGCCCTCGTCGCGAACGCGACGCTGGCGGCGGCCGTCGGCGTCGGCTTCGCGCTGGCCATCGCGCTCTCGGGCCCCTACCTCCGGGAGTACATGGACATCGATCGGTTCCGCTTCGGCAGCGCCGTCGCCCTGGGCCTGCTCCCGCTGTCCCTGCTCGGGATGGCCTTCGGACAGGCCCCGCTGGCGGCCCTGATCGTCGCCGGCCTCTTCGCCGTCGATATCCCCTTCCGCACGGGCGAGGACGAGGACTCGAGCCCCGACGGGAGCGCAGCCGCCAAGATGGACGCGCTGGCCGACGGCGGGGACGCGACGGAGTCGCCGGCCGTCGACGGCGAGTCCGCGGACGACGGGACCGATACGCCGGGCCGTGCCCCGTGGCTGTAG
- the guaB gene encoding IMP dehydrogenase, whose amino-acid sequence MANDVPEHEPYSSKLQVPEALTFDDVLLRPKESRVEPDDADLTSHVSKHVELSVPILSAAMDTVTESDMAIAMARHGGLGVLHRNMNVDQMVEEIGRVKSADELIIPLEEVVTADPEMSVREVDERMARQGVGGAPVVNTNGEVLGIISSTDIRPHLEVNEDDPVTEAMTDEVITAPEDIDAREAFDLMYEHRIERVPVVDDENLLVGLVTMQGILQRREYGEAVRDEDGRLRCGVAVSPFEHDRAVAADEAGADVLFIDTAHAHNLNVIDGARDITESVDADVVVGNIGTREAAEDLVDFADGLKVGIGPGSICTTRIVSGSGMPQITAVAQVADVAAEHDVPVIADGGIRYSGDAIKAVAAGADAVMLGSYFAGTDEAPGRVVTMNGKKYKQYRGMGSVGAMKSGDGDRYLKDEPEEEDEYVPEGVEAATPYKGTLKSELHQLAGGMQSGMGYVGAETIPEFKERSEFVRVSSAGQAESHAHDVVITDEAPNYSPDSE is encoded by the coding sequence ATGGCGAACGACGTTCCCGAGCACGAGCCCTATTCTTCGAAACTGCAGGTACCGGAAGCGCTAACCTTCGACGACGTCCTTCTCCGCCCCAAGGAGAGCCGCGTCGAACCCGACGACGCCGACCTCACGTCGCACGTCTCGAAACACGTCGAACTCTCGGTTCCCATCCTCTCGGCGGCGATGGACACCGTTACCGAGAGCGACATGGCGATCGCGATGGCCCGCCACGGCGGGCTCGGCGTCCTCCATCGGAACATGAACGTCGACCAGATGGTCGAGGAGATCGGCCGCGTCAAGAGCGCGGACGAACTCATCATCCCGCTGGAAGAGGTCGTCACCGCTGATCCCGAGATGTCCGTCCGCGAAGTCGACGAACGGATGGCCCGGCAGGGCGTTGGCGGCGCGCCCGTCGTCAACACGAACGGCGAAGTCCTGGGGATCATCTCGAGTACGGACATCCGGCCCCACCTCGAGGTCAACGAGGACGACCCGGTCACCGAGGCGATGACCGACGAGGTCATCACGGCCCCCGAGGACATCGACGCCCGCGAGGCGTTCGATCTGATGTACGAACACCGGATCGAGCGCGTTCCGGTCGTCGACGACGAGAACCTCCTCGTGGGGCTCGTGACGATGCAGGGCATCCTTCAGCGCCGCGAGTACGGCGAAGCGGTCCGCGACGAGGACGGCCGACTCCGCTGTGGCGTCGCCGTCAGCCCGTTCGAACACGACCGCGCGGTCGCGGCCGACGAGGCCGGCGCGGACGTCCTCTTTATTGACACCGCGCACGCGCACAACCTGAACGTCATCGACGGCGCTCGAGACATCACGGAGTCCGTCGACGCCGACGTGGTCGTCGGCAACATCGGTACGCGCGAGGCGGCCGAGGATCTCGTCGACTTCGCGGACGGACTGAAGGTCGGCATCGGGCCGGGCTCGATCTGTACGACGCGTATCGTCTCCGGCTCCGGCATGCCCCAGATCACGGCCGTCGCACAGGTGGCCGACGTGGCCGCCGAACACGACGTCCCGGTCATCGCCGACGGCGGCATCCGGTACTCCGGCGACGCGATCAAGGCGGTCGCCGCCGGCGCGGACGCGGTCATGCTGGGCTCGTACTTCGCCGGCACCGACGAAGCGCCCGGCCGCGTGGTCACGATGAACGGCAAGAAGTACAAGCAGTACCGCGGCATGGGATCGGTCGGCGCGATGAAATCCGGCGACGGCGACCGCTATCTCAAGGACGAACCCGAAGAGGAAGACGAATACGTCCCCGAAGGTGTCGAGGCGGCGACCCCCTACAAGGGAACGCTCAAGTCCGAACTCCACCAGCTCGCGGGCGGCATGCAGTCGGGGATGGGCTATGTCGGTGCCGAGACGATCCCCGAATTCAAAGAGCGCAGCGAGTTCGTCCGGGTTTCCTCGGCCGGACAGGCCGAGAGCCACGCCCACGACGTCGTCATCACCGACGAAGCGCCCAACTACTCGCCCGACAGCGAGTAA
- the cmk gene encoding (d)CMP kinase translates to MAAQEGSTVDIDTSLFITVSGPPGCGATTLCEQLADAIGCPYVSGGEVFRELAEDRDMSLNQLIAKADESDEIDRALDQRLQQIAEKWGMSNKPFILESRLAGWIAGDRADLRLWLDAPEAVRLDRIDDRIETEAEMRVREVSEAGRYESYYEIDIDDREFYDLHINTARWSKRAVFTIVRSAIEEYDPEIDEGAFRTPPMDP, encoded by the coding sequence ATGGCTGCACAAGAGGGTTCGACCGTCGATATCGACACGTCGCTTTTTATCACCGTCTCCGGACCGCCGGGTTGTGGAGCGACGACACTGTGTGAACAACTCGCCGACGCGATCGGCTGTCCCTACGTCTCCGGCGGCGAGGTCTTCCGGGAACTCGCCGAGGATCGCGATATGAGCCTCAACCAGCTCATCGCCAAGGCCGACGAGTCCGACGAGATCGACCGCGCACTCGACCAGCGGCTCCAGCAGATCGCCGAGAAGTGGGGCATGTCGAACAAGCCGTTCATCCTCGAGTCGCGACTCGCGGGCTGGATCGCCGGCGACCGTGCGGACCTACGACTCTGGCTCGACGCGCCGGAAGCCGTTCGTCTCGATCGAATCGACGACCGCATCGAGACCGAGGCGGAGATGCGGGTCCGCGAGGTCAGCGAGGCCGGCCGCTACGAGTCCTACTACGAGATCGACATCGACGACCGGGAGTTCTACGACCTGCACATCAACACGGCCCGCTGGAGCAAGCGTGCGGTCTTCACGATCGTTCGGTCCGCGATCGAGGAGTACGATCCCGAGATCGACGAAGGGGCGTTCCGAACGCCGCCGATGGACCCCTAA